A stretch of DNA from Triticum dicoccoides isolate Atlit2015 ecotype Zavitan chromosome 2A, WEW_v2.0, whole genome shotgun sequence:
CCTAACAGTCAAATGAAAAAAAACTGACAAAGTGCGTGTCAGGTAGCACTGGGCCGCGGTCCACAAAGGCGAGCTgcgggcgctagaagaagaagaaacaacagcggaagaagaagaggaagaggataaaCTTCCACCTAGTTAGCGTCGATGAGTTTTCCTCTATTCAGCCATATGAGTCTTAATAATCTGTACTGTCATTTGTTAGTACTTAGGATCAATTGCGATTTGTTTTCTAGCCAGGATTGAAACTATGTTTAGATTATATATGTGGTAAGATCATCACTAATGAGAAGTGGTGACAACACCTTATGCAACCAAACGGTGTGTGATTTGTGTGCCTACTGCAACGCGGCCAACCGAACAGCGGGTCAATATTGATTCTCTAATGCAGCCAACCTAGATACGAACAACCAAATTATGTGTAGATGCTGATTTTTAGGGTGTTTTATTTCAGACAGACTCGTAAAAGAACACATATAATGCAGGTAAAATCGCTGCatacaaccaaacacgcccttgaaGTTTTGAACTTGGTAGCCGTTCTATCGCCAGCCGATCCCTCCCGCCCGTGACGCCGGCCGTGTCGCGTTGTGTGCAAATGCCGAGCCCCGTGACCGTGAGCACACCGGAGCGCGCAACTTGCCACCGACAGGGCAGCCTCTAGCGCCGTCAGCCAGCGGCCGCCGGCAACGCATGCATGCACCCACTCATCGGTGTGCGTGCACCACTGGATGGACGTGCTACACGCCCACGTGACGTGCACAAGTAAACTGCGGCCGCAAATCCTGCTCGTGCGCCGTAGTAACAAAATGTACGTATGTAAAATGTAAAAAAAGTACAAACAACTTAAAAAAGTTTTCCAGAGCCTCAAGTGTTGTTACTCAATTTTTGCTCCGCACGGGCAATGGAGGTACCAGTAGTTGCATGCGCTCATTATGTTGTCCACCACATCTTTGTACGCTTTTGTTAATTTTTGATGAATCACGGCCACCTAAAAGTTTAGAGTACCATGCATGAAATTGCACTATTTACAGCCTTAACTTTGGTGAAAGTTAAACACAGTTATTTCgtttgtgctactccctccgttccttaatatttatctttttagagattttaaatgaactactacatacggatatatatatagacatattttagagtgtagattcactcattttgcttcgtatgtagtcatttattgaaatatctagaaaaacaaatatttaaaaacggagggagtactatatagagGGTGGCTTGGAGAAAATGCTTACTGGATCGATACACTACTTGAGTTTTGAGCGCCCATCCATTGCGTATGCAGTTGGATTTTCCATTTATGTTTGGTTCAATCAGCATCACTCTTTATTAGATTCTCACATGATGGCCCTTCGCCATCTCTATCAAATAATACTACAAATTTATAGCTCGGCAATCACATGCCGTTCCCTCTTGCCAGCTTATCTCCTCGTGCTCCCATAGTTGTCGTCAAGCAATCTCCTCCCGTCTGATCTTCCCCGACGGTAGTTCTTGCTCGGACTGATTAAGGGGCATCCTTTGTGACACTGCCAGACCTTGGCGATCAGTTGTGGGGTCCCTCGACGGCTGGATCAGGTGCTAGGGTTTTGTTATGTCGTGACTTTCGATGCATCTAGTTGGGCTGGGTGTGCAGAAGGCGACCTATGATGAAGAGGCTAGTGCTCCGGTGCACCGCGAGGATTTCGATGATGTGGTCTTGAAGGAAGAGAAACACCCGTCGACGGATGCTACCCGGTGACTAGCGATTGCAAGGGTCCATATGGAGAAAGATTTCAATGAGTTTTGGTTTTACAAGAACATGTGTAATGCATGGGATTTACTTTATAATGTTAAATTCAGATCTTTGGATAATAAACTATACACCATGCAAATTTTGGCAGATCTCAATGCCGAATTGTTGTATGGCTAGGGTCTGATCCATGGGATGTCTTGGAATATGTGATTGTAATTCCTAAGTTTTGAGTAATGCAGAAGTTATTTTGCAATAAAAATAACTATAAATTCATGAAGTTTTCAGATGGCACTGCATCTATTCAGTATTTTTAGCTGGAGGCAGCACCCTCCGGCGGTGATTAACTGATGAAGGCAGATACGTCAATAGTAACCATACACTCACTCACCGCCATTTGGTACTCTTACCACTGTTCCTGTGATAAGTTTGTACTTTGTAGTACTGTGCGATGCATGATTATGACACAGTTGGAGTACACAGTGCAATCACATGCATGCATGGGCGCCATATTTTCCTTGAGAACATTAAATCGGCACCGAATATAGACAGCTCAAACCAACACGCCGCTACTTAATCCGGAGTACGTACTCCCATTCTCATCTTTTCTGCGATTTTTGTTTCCTTTGCATTGCGCATTAATTGCTGCATGTTCTTGCCACTAGAAATCAAACACGTTGTTAACAACTCGTCCGTCAATCCGATGAAAATGCAATCTAAATCCCACCACATACAGAGGAGAAATCATGCCAATTTACTTAATTTTATCTGAATGAATTCATGTTTCCGCGAGAGATTTACAGTAATATGAATGCGATCATTCGTATGAATTATAGGAATGACGTGTCGATCAGTTCGTGTTGAACGCCGAACACTCGTCTCTGATCTCCCCGGCGTCGCCGGTGATGGCGCCGATGGTGCCCATCTTGATCATGGCGGCCACAAAATCCTGCGAGAAGCTGGAAGACGCCGCGCCGAGGTAGGCGCCGACGAGCGCGCCGGTGGCGTTGCTGGCCTCGAGCGCCGCGTCGGAGGCGATGGGGACGAGGCCCGCGCGGATGTTGCGGAGGATGGAGTCGTCGAACGTGCCCTGGCTGCCGCGGTCCAGCGGTACGCGCGTGTTGAAGTCGCCGGGCGCGCACCGGGCCTTGAGCTCCGACAGGAACGCCGCCGGGATCGACGGGTCCGACCCCGTGCGGCCGCCCGGCAGTGGGTAGCTGTACAGCCGATCCTTGACGAAGAAGCACGCCGTCGTGCCGATCGTGTGCGCCGCTGCATTTGCATGTCGCGGCGGAGGACGCCGTCGCGTGTCAGCGTGTGACGTGCATGCGCGCGCGTACGCACTACGTGAGCGATGTACGTACCTGTGAGGAGAACGAGGTCGCGGTCGTTGAGGCCGCTGGCGGCGAACTTGGAGCGGAGCACCTGGATGGAGTCGCTCACGTCCGGCAGCACGTCGGCGTCGCGCACGTTCGACGACAGCCCGTCGCGCCGCCCCGTCGGCACCTCGATCGACGGCCCGTTGGTCTGCTATGGCGCGCGTCAGACAAAGACAAGCAGCATCTCGATCGTCAGTGGCACCGCGCATCACGAGTTCCCGACAAGACTACAGACAAACACAGCGTGCATGCGGCACGAGTCGAACACCTCGTGTTAACATGACGTACGTACCATGGCTATGGCGTCGCGTGAGGCGAGAGCGAtgatgtcggcgcaggagacgacgCCGGGGCACTGCTCCTCGAGCTCCGCCTTGGCGCGGTCAACCACGTCCAGGCCGCGGAGGCCCTGGTGCTTGTTGTTGTTCACCTCCGCGGCGTTGCCCGCGCTCGTGATCAGCACCGACGCGTCGCATCCCTGCAGCAGCCACGCACTTGAATCACTCGCTCACTGCTACCCTGACATCGACACGGCTAACTGCATGGGCCATTCAGCCTGGCTATCTGCGCTCACTCTGACGAAGCAGTCGTGGAACTGGAGGCGGACGAGGGCGGGGAGGATGGTGGCGTCCGAGGCGGCGGCTTCCTGGACGGCGGCGGTGACGATGTCCTCGGCGCCGGGGCAGGAGTCGGAGTAGAACCCCATCTGAAGCTGACCGTGCGCGGCGCCGAAGAACAGCAAGAACACCAGTGTTAGCGCTGCCGGCGCGGTTGTCAGAAGGACGCCGTCGGCCATTCCTGGCAGACACGGCAGCTAGCACAAGACTGCACAGGGAAATATTCTTGTGTCACTAACTCGAGATAGAGCAAGTGATGGGGAGTTGCATAAATGAGGGCTAATTTCATTTATAGAGCTTAATCTGGGCACTGCTGGCTGTCAGTATGGGGAGCTTGTCTTCATCGCTGTGTGAGTGTGATGCTCTACCACGAATGCGTTTAAGTTGGAATGAAGACGAGATTAAGGGCGTGTCGGATTGGAGACGTCTCAACCCGAACCGGAATGAAGCCCAAGGTTCTGGTTATTTGCAGAAAATGATTCTAATCAGCTGGCTGGATGCGGGAGGACGCCACGTTCCGTATTTTAACTAACCGAAGGAAACTCATGCAAACCGGCCCATATTCATCGAAATTCGGATAAAAAATAGCATAAATCATCCACACGTAACATGTAAATAAGTCTAGTACAGCAATGTCTCAAATTCGACTAGATAAACCAGATGTCCAACAAGTTTTTCATC
This window harbors:
- the LOC119355634 gene encoding peroxidase 43-like isoform X2; the encoded protein is MADGVLLTTAPAALTLVFLLFFGAAHGQLQMGFYSDSCPGAEDIVTAAVQEAAASDATILPALVRLQFHDCFVRGCDASVLITSAGNAAEVNNNKHQGLRGLDVVDRAKAELEEQCPGVVSCADIIALASRDAIAMTNGPSIEVPTGRRDGLSSNVRDADVLPDVSDSIQVLRSKFAASGLNDRDLVLLTAAHTIGTTACFFVKDRLYSYPLPGGRTGSDPSIPAAFLSELKARCAPGDFNTRVPLDRGSQGTFDDSILRNIRAGLVPIASDAALEASNATGALVGAYLGAASSSFSQDFVAAMIKMGTIGAITGDAGEIRDECSAFNTN
- the LOC119355634 gene encoding peroxidase 43-like isoform X1 — encoded protein: MADGVLLTTAPAALTLVFLLFFGAAHGQLQMGFYSDSCPGAEDIVTAAVQEAAASDATILPALVRLQFHDCFVRGCDASVLITSAGNAAEVNNNKHQGLRGLDVVDRAKAELEEQCPGVVSCADIIALASRDAIAMQTNGPSIEVPTGRRDGLSSNVRDADVLPDVSDSIQVLRSKFAASGLNDRDLVLLTAAHTIGTTACFFVKDRLYSYPLPGGRTGSDPSIPAAFLSELKARCAPGDFNTRVPLDRGSQGTFDDSILRNIRAGLVPIASDAALEASNATGALVGAYLGAASSSFSQDFVAAMIKMGTIGAITGDAGEIRDECSAFNTN